Proteins encoded together in one Rhizobium bangladeshense window:
- a CDS encoding SDR family oxidoreductase, with protein MKIVVIGGTGLIGSKTVDRLRKRGHEVSAASPNSGVNTVTGEGLAEALAGADVVLDLANSPSFEDKAVLDFFETSGRNLLAAEKTAGVKHHIALSVVGTERLQESGYFRGKLAQEQLIRESGIPYTIVHSTQFMEFLNGIAQSGTVGQTVRLSPAYVQPIASDDVADAMADVALSAPANKTIEISGPERVRLSELVARYLKAMKDPRTVEADAEARYFGARLNDQSLVSDDDPRLGSITFEQWFATSARPN; from the coding sequence ATGAAAATCGTTGTCATCGGCGGAACCGGCCTCATCGGTTCGAAGACTGTCGATCGCCTGCGCAAGCGCGGGCATGAGGTGAGCGCCGCCTCGCCGAACTCAGGCGTCAACACGGTCACCGGCGAAGGTCTGGCGGAAGCGTTGGCGGGCGCCGACGTCGTGCTCGACCTCGCCAACTCGCCCTCGTTTGAGGACAAGGCAGTACTCGACTTCTTCGAGACATCGGGGCGCAATCTGCTCGCCGCCGAAAAGACTGCCGGCGTGAAGCATCACATCGCGCTTTCCGTCGTCGGCACCGAGCGGCTGCAGGAAAGCGGCTATTTCCGCGGCAAGCTCGCCCAGGAACAGCTGATCAGGGAGTCGGGCATTCCCTATACCATCGTGCATTCGACGCAGTTCATGGAGTTCCTGAACGGCATCGCCCAGTCCGGCACGGTCGGCCAGACGGTTCGCCTGTCGCCCGCCTATGTGCAGCCGATCGCTTCCGACGACGTCGCCGACGCCATGGCCGACGTGGCGCTCTCCGCCCCGGCCAACAAGACGATCGAAATATCCGGCCCGGAGCGGGTCCGTCTCAGCGAGCTTGTTGCCCGCTATCTAAAGGCGATGAAGGACCCGCGGACCGTGGAGGCAGACGCCGAGGCGAGATATTTCGGCGCCAGGCTGAACGACCAGTCGCTTGTATCCGACGACGATCCGCGCCTCGGCTCGATCACCTTCGAGCAGTGGTTCGCCACATCCGCCCGGCCGAACTGA
- a CDS encoding mechanosensitive ion channel family protein, whose translation MIYDALFGKPLISLIAVGFAGIIVWYFLSSQRPTTRLVVQILFFAMMTLILVGSGIEPHRFQGYASQDPQALLVILAKSLWWIHLAWAVIGFIRLYLVLEGSPREARLLQDLVVGIVYIGMMLSILAFAFGVPIGTLVATSGVVAIILGLALQNTLADVFSGIALTLGRPYVIGDWILLSDGTEGCVFESNWRATHILTPGNNIVVLPNSFLAKLGLTNVSRPDETHLLFLTIRIAPTRMPASIRQVMLSALTSCNSIVREPPPVVALKGLDATALEVELQFRVTSPGQRVPARNEVLDLVYRHCKSAGLLLAVPPAAKVLTADLPTEENAKPPSVTPLALIQAIPVFAATLTSDEKEKLAESSNVRQFRKGDVIVREGEMLPSLMMVRAGIIVARREGEERGRFAPGDFFGETGLLAGMQEVCTLEALTPTAVYEIDQEAFAPLLTERPALAEEIAAALAERAERFRDGAALPPEQVRNAHAILKTIRTIFRA comes from the coding sequence ATGATCTACGACGCGCTCTTCGGCAAGCCTCTGATATCTCTCATAGCGGTCGGCTTCGCCGGCATCATCGTCTGGTACTTCCTCTCCAGCCAGCGGCCGACAACACGGCTGGTGGTGCAGATCCTCTTCTTTGCCATGATGACGCTGATCCTCGTCGGCAGCGGCATCGAACCCCACCGCTTCCAAGGATATGCGTCGCAGGACCCGCAGGCCCTGCTCGTCATCCTCGCCAAATCGCTCTGGTGGATCCACCTCGCATGGGCCGTCATCGGCTTCATCAGGCTCTATCTGGTGCTGGAGGGCAGCCCGCGCGAGGCCCGCCTGCTCCAAGATCTCGTCGTCGGCATCGTCTATATCGGCATGATGCTCTCGATCCTCGCCTTCGCCTTCGGCGTGCCGATCGGGACCCTCGTCGCCACATCAGGCGTGGTCGCCATCATTCTCGGTCTCGCGCTGCAGAACACGCTCGCCGACGTCTTCTCCGGCATCGCGCTGACGCTCGGCCGTCCCTATGTCATCGGCGACTGGATCCTCTTGAGCGATGGCACGGAAGGGTGCGTCTTCGAGAGCAACTGGCGTGCGACGCACATCCTGACGCCCGGCAACAATATCGTCGTGCTGCCGAACAGCTTTCTTGCCAAGCTCGGCCTGACCAATGTCAGCCGGCCGGACGAGACCCATCTGCTGTTTCTTACCATCCGCATCGCGCCCACACGGATGCCAGCATCGATCCGCCAGGTCATGCTCTCGGCGCTCACGAGCTGCAATTCGATTGTGCGCGAGCCGCCGCCGGTCGTCGCATTGAAGGGACTGGATGCCACCGCGCTCGAAGTCGAGCTGCAGTTTCGGGTGACGAGCCCCGGTCAGCGCGTGCCGGCGCGAAACGAGGTGCTCGATCTCGTCTATCGCCATTGCAAATCCGCCGGCCTCCTTCTCGCCGTTCCACCGGCGGCCAAGGTCCTCACCGCCGATCTGCCGACGGAAGAAAACGCCAAGCCGCCAAGCGTAACGCCGCTTGCGCTGATCCAAGCCATTCCGGTCTTTGCGGCGACGCTGACATCCGATGAAAAGGAGAAACTCGCCGAGTCCTCCAATGTCCGGCAGTTCCGCAAAGGCGATGTAATCGTGCGGGAGGGCGAAATGCTACCCTCGCTGATGATGGTGCGCGCCGGCATCATCGTGGCGCGGCGCGAAGGCGAAGAGCGCGGGCGGTTTGCACCGGGCGATTTTTTCGGCGAGACCGGCCTGCTCGCCGGCATGCAGGAAGTCTGCACCCTCGAGGCCCTGACCCCGACGGCGGTTTATGAAATCGACCAGGAGGCCTTCGCGCCGCTGCTCACCGAACGCCCCGCCCTGGCCGAAGAGATTGCCGCAGCCCTCGCCGAGCGCGCCGAGCGCTTCCGCGACGGCGCCGCTCTGCCGCCGGAGCAGGTTCGCAACGCCCATGCCATCCTCAAGACCATCAGGACCATCTTCAGGGCATGA
- a CDS encoding LysR family transcriptional regulator, with product MDIVSALRTFQRVVETGSFSAAAHDLDVTQPAVSRQIAALEVHFNTRLLHRTTSGLSLTAEGERMLPMALRILEAVEELGDAAGSEGAMASGKVRLSVPAPLGLYLSERLGDLLAAYPKLSVELLFREQSSDMIEERLDLEVRLGPVADSSLVCRRIGWTTAFLVASPAYLARRAAPRAPKDIKDHECLCYSRAGEANTWSFSNGSEDLSVRISPRLTACNAVAIHRAALAGAGLAVLSHIIATPDIAAGRLVAVMKDFQPSRLPVTVVYPSRRNMPLRVKTVLDFLIDAMGRDPSMCASGADRQWNG from the coding sequence ATGGATATCGTTTCAGCATTGCGGACCTTTCAGCGCGTCGTGGAGACGGGGTCCTTCTCGGCGGCGGCGCATGATCTCGACGTGACGCAGCCAGCGGTCTCACGGCAGATCGCAGCCCTCGAAGTCCATTTCAACACGCGCCTGCTCCATCGCACGACGAGCGGCCTGTCGCTGACGGCGGAGGGGGAACGGATGCTGCCGATGGCGCTCCGGATTCTGGAAGCGGTGGAGGAACTGGGCGATGCGGCCGGCTCTGAAGGGGCCATGGCTTCCGGGAAGGTCAGGCTCAGCGTTCCCGCGCCGCTCGGCCTCTATCTCAGTGAGCGGCTCGGCGATCTTCTTGCCGCCTATCCGAAGCTTTCGGTCGAACTGCTCTTCAGAGAGCAGAGCTCCGATATGATCGAGGAGCGGCTTGACCTCGAAGTGCGCCTCGGACCGGTCGCCGACAGCAGCCTCGTCTGCCGGCGGATTGGCTGGACCACAGCCTTCCTTGTCGCGTCTCCCGCCTATCTCGCGCGCAGGGCTGCTCCGCGCGCGCCCAAGGACATCAAGGATCATGAGTGCTTGTGCTACAGCAGGGCAGGCGAGGCCAATACATGGTCCTTCTCGAACGGCTCGGAAGACCTATCGGTCAGGATTTCGCCGCGGCTGACGGCCTGCAATGCCGTCGCCATTCACAGGGCTGCCCTTGCCGGCGCGGGTCTCGCGGTGCTTTCCCATATTATTGCCACGCCCGATATCGCGGCCGGCCGGCTGGTAGCCGTTATGAAGGATTTCCAGCCGAGCCGGCTGCCGGTCACCGTCGTCTATCCGTCGCGACGCAACATGCCGCTGCGCGTCAAGACAGTTCTGGACTTTCTCATCGACGCTATGGGGCGGGATCCATCAATGTGCGCGAGCGGTGCGGACCGGCAGTGGAACGGATGA
- a CDS encoding cupin domain-containing protein: protein MIKSSFLAAALALLATTGASAHDSSKSAKVTLVYEHELPNVPGKSIKGVLVEYGPGGFSEGHTHPDSAFIYATVLEGSIRSQVNDGPVKTYQAGESFSEMPGDRHSVSANGSETQPARLLAVFVVDTDQKELTFPLQN from the coding sequence ATGATCAAGTCATCATTCCTCGCTGCCGCCCTCGCCCTTCTGGCAACGACCGGCGCTTCCGCCCACGACAGCAGCAAATCCGCCAAGGTGACGCTCGTCTATGAACACGAACTGCCAAACGTGCCGGGCAAGAGCATCAAGGGCGTGCTGGTCGAATACGGCCCCGGTGGTTTCTCCGAAGGCCACACCCATCCCGACTCGGCCTTCATCTACGCCACCGTGCTGGAGGGATCGATCCGCAGCCAGGTGAATGACGGTCCGGTCAAGACCTATCAGGCCGGCGAGAGCTTCTCTGAAATGCCGGGCGACCGCCATAGCGTCAGCGCCAATGGCAGTGAGACGCAGCCGGCCCGCCTGCTTGCCGTCTTCGTCGTCGACACCGACCAGAAAGAGCTGACTTTCCCGCTGCAGAACTGA
- a CDS encoding winged helix-turn-helix transcriptional regulator: protein MGGAIVSLKNRMPGARREINLAALDFSNCPVRDMMQQIGGKWSTLLLEVLAAEPRRFGELRRMLPDISQRMLTQTLRDLQRDGYIAREVFPTKPPSVEYSMTDLGRSLYQPLSQLLNWAEANHDAVRAARSRFDSAES, encoded by the coding sequence ATGGGCGGGGCAATCGTCAGTCTCAAGAACAGGATGCCAGGGGCGCGGCGCGAGATTAATCTTGCTGCCCTTGATTTTTCCAATTGCCCGGTGCGGGACATGATGCAGCAGATCGGCGGCAAGTGGTCGACGCTGCTGCTCGAAGTGCTGGCGGCCGAGCCCCGCCGCTTCGGCGAACTGCGGCGGATGCTTCCCGATATATCGCAGCGCATGCTAACACAAACGCTGCGTGATCTGCAGAGGGACGGTTACATTGCGCGTGAAGTGTTTCCGACCAAGCCGCCGAGCGTCGAATATTCGATGACCGATCTCGGCCGCTCGCTCTATCAGCCGCTGTCGCAACTCTTGAATTGGGCGGAAGCGAACCATGATGCCGTTCGCGCCGCCCGTTCGCGTTTCGATTCCGCAGAGAGCTAG
- a CDS encoding COG4315 family predicted lipoprotein has translation MTRVKFLPVVAAAALAATAAFAAAPVKEVDSAKGKVLAGENGMTLYTFKKDTKGVSNCYDDCAKNWPPLMAASDAKADGAYSIIDRKDGTKQWAKDGMPLYYWVKDKKMGDITGDGVGGNWDLAKP, from the coding sequence ATGACACGCGTGAAATTCCTGCCCGTCGTGGCGGCAGCCGCCCTTGCCGCGACAGCTGCCTTCGCCGCCGCTCCCGTCAAGGAAGTCGATTCCGCCAAGGGCAAAGTCCTGGCCGGAGAAAACGGCATGACCCTCTATACCTTCAAGAAAGACACCAAAGGCGTTTCCAACTGCTATGACGACTGCGCCAAAAACTGGCCTCCGCTGATGGCGGCTTCCGATGCCAAGGCTGATGGTGCATATTCGATCATCGACCGTAAGGATGGCACGAAGCAATGGGCCAAGGATGGCATGCCGCTTTACTACTGGGTCAAGGACAAGAAGATGGGCGACATCACCGGCGACGGTGTCGGCGGCAACTGGGATCTCGCCAAACCTTGA
- a CDS encoding MerR family transcriptional regulator codes for MPDGSKRLFAAAGVASEGRSKYRFLPSAALPPDLPEGPVPIADMANAFGVTHRTLHFYEEKGLISANRIGLMRVYGQDDVMRMAVITVCRETGMPVAVIQELMDELRNADSQEKAEAMFREALQVRKRELTAEMSTLHRQLQQVGDLLEFDDSIEAQPLNDNQDSAGLTAQERRCLELMAEGYSTQRIARALDLKHDETRDLEAGIILKFRANNRFQAIAKAVLLGIVQA; via the coding sequence ATGCCAGACGGTTCCAAACGCCTGTTTGCTGCCGCCGGTGTCGCTTCGGAGGGCCGGTCGAAATACCGGTTTCTGCCTTCGGCCGCGCTGCCACCGGATCTGCCGGAAGGTCCGGTGCCCATTGCCGATATGGCCAATGCATTCGGCGTTACGCACAGGACACTACATTTCTACGAAGAGAAGGGTTTGATTTCAGCCAATCGCATCGGCCTGATGCGGGTCTACGGCCAGGACGACGTGATGCGCATGGCTGTCATCACCGTCTGCCGCGAAACGGGCATGCCGGTCGCGGTTATCCAAGAGTTGATGGACGAGCTTCGCAACGCTGATTCGCAGGAAAAGGCCGAGGCGATGTTTCGCGAGGCCTTGCAGGTGCGCAAACGCGAGCTGACGGCTGAGATGTCGACGCTTCACCGCCAGCTTCAGCAGGTCGGCGATCTCCTCGAATTCGACGACAGCATAGAGGCGCAGCCGCTCAACGACAATCAGGACAGTGCCGGCCTGACCGCGCAGGAGCGGCGTTGCCTGGAACTGATGGCAGAGGGCTATTCCACTCAGCGCATTGCCCGGGCGCTCGACCTGAAGCATGACGAGACCCGCGATCTCGAGGCCGGAATCATCCTGAAATTCCGCGCCAACAACCGCTTCCAGGCGATCGCCAAGGCCGTTCTGCTCGGCATCGTGCAAGCCTAG
- a CDS encoding carboxymuconolactone decarboxylase family protein, which yields MTQRLNYAQQSPELFKKFMEFSMALRSSVIDEKLQALIEIRASQINGCGFCLDMHVKQAKIHGESELRLHHVAIWRESNLFIPRERAALAWTEALTKLPEGGVPDEIYERVRGQLSEKEISDLTFVIMAINAWNRVNVGFKTVPGTADKAYGLDKAGLN from the coding sequence ATGACCCAACGATTGAACTATGCCCAGCAGTCCCCGGAGCTGTTCAAGAAGTTCATGGAATTCAGCATGGCGCTCCGCAGCAGCGTGATCGACGAGAAGCTTCAGGCGCTGATCGAGATCCGCGCCTCGCAGATCAACGGATGCGGCTTTTGCCTCGACATGCATGTGAAGCAGGCAAAGATCCATGGCGAGAGCGAACTTAGGCTCCATCACGTCGCCATCTGGCGTGAATCCAACCTGTTCATCCCTCGCGAGCGCGCTGCACTTGCCTGGACGGAAGCGCTGACGAAGCTGCCGGAGGGCGGCGTCCCCGACGAGATCTACGAGCGGGTTCGAGGTCAACTTTCGGAAAAGGAAATCTCGGATCTGACCTTCGTCATCATGGCCATCAATGCCTGGAACCGCGTCAATGTCGGCTTCAAGACCGTGCCCGGCACGGCCGACAAGGCTTATGGTCTTGATAAGGCCGGCCTGAACTAA
- a CDS encoding MFS transporter, with product MSISATTPDKAIPRALSPWLTFLFAAACGLVAANLYYGQPLAGPISADLGFSPAATGLIVTLTQIGYGLGLLLIVPLGDLTENRRLVLLLIAVSAVALIGAALSSTPAMFLAASLCIGLASVAVQVLVPFAANMAPDATRGQVVGNVMSGLLCGIMLARPFASFVAEASSWHMVYYVTAALMLVLAIVLRTNLPVRVPKTKLGYGELLTSMAHLALTSRVLQRRALYQAGMFGAFSLFWTTTPLLLASPAFGLTQNGIALFALAGAAGAVASPIAGRLADRGMTRIASTIAMLLGMASFLISHFASDGSLTALILLTAAAIILDFGVTTNLVCGQRAIYGLNPEHRSRLNGLFMATFFAGGALGSAFGGWAYATGGWTMTAWIGFAFPALAFLLFLTEGRGRKA from the coding sequence ATGAGCATTTCAGCCACCACCCCGGATAAAGCCATTCCACGAGCGCTATCCCCCTGGCTCACCTTTCTTTTCGCCGCCGCCTGCGGGCTGGTGGCCGCCAATCTCTATTACGGGCAGCCGCTTGCCGGGCCGATCAGCGCCGATCTCGGCTTTTCCCCTGCCGCGACCGGTCTGATCGTCACGCTGACGCAGATCGGCTACGGTCTCGGCCTGCTGCTGATCGTGCCGCTCGGCGACCTCACGGAAAACCGCCGCCTCGTCCTGCTGCTGATCGCCGTCTCTGCCGTGGCGCTGATCGGCGCCGCGCTGTCTTCGACGCCGGCCATGTTCCTCGCCGCCTCGCTCTGCATCGGCCTCGCCTCGGTCGCCGTCCAGGTGCTCGTGCCCTTTGCCGCGAACATGGCGCCGGATGCGACGCGCGGCCAGGTCGTCGGCAACGTCATGAGCGGCCTGCTCTGCGGCATCATGCTGGCGCGGCCCTTCGCGAGCTTCGTCGCCGAGGCCTCGTCCTGGCACATGGTCTATTATGTGACAGCAGCCCTGATGCTCGTGCTCGCCATCGTCTTGCGCACCAACCTGCCGGTCCGCGTCCCGAAGACCAAGCTTGGCTATGGCGAACTGCTTACCTCAATGGCGCATCTGGCGCTGACCTCGCGTGTGCTGCAGCGCCGCGCCCTCTACCAAGCCGGCATGTTCGGCGCCTTCAGCCTGTTCTGGACGACGACGCCCCTGCTGCTCGCAAGCCCCGCCTTCGGGCTGACGCAGAACGGCATCGCCCTCTTCGCGCTCGCCGGTGCCGCCGGCGCCGTCGCCTCGCCGATCGCCGGCCGGCTTGCCGACCGCGGCATGACCAGGATCGCCTCGACGATCGCCATGCTGCTCGGCATGGCGTCCTTCCTGATCAGCCATTTCGCAAGCGACGGCTCGCTCACCGCGCTGATCCTTCTGACCGCGGCCGCGATCATTCTCGATTTCGGGGTGACGACCAATCTCGTCTGCGGTCAGCGGGCGATCTATGGGCTGAACCCGGAACATCGCAGCCGCTTGAATGGCCTTTTCATGGCCACCTTCTTTGCCGGCGGCGCGCTGGGTTCCGCTTTCGGCGGCTGGGCCTATGCCACAGGCGGCTGGACGATGACGGCGTGGATCGGTTTTGCCTTCCCGGCGCTCGCCTTCCTGCTGTTCCTGACCGAAGGGCGCGGACGCAAAGCCTAG
- a CDS encoding pyridoxine 5'-phosphate synthase: MPAKLSVNLNAIAMLRNRRDLPWPSVEGLGRIALAAGASGLTVHPRPDQRHIRFSDLPVIRNLIDDEFPTAEFNIEGYPTDEFLDLCAGAAPEQVTLVPDDPSQATSDHGWDFRKHQAFLTDVVARLKKMGCRVSLFADGDGDAEAVKLAKATGADRIELYTGPYGGCYDAPERAAPILEALGRTADAALAIGLAVNAGHDLTVANLPDLVKRIPALAEVSIGHGLTADALEFGMAETVRRFCRACGQTV, from the coding sequence ATGCCAGCCAAGCTCTCCGTGAACCTCAATGCCATCGCCATGCTGCGCAACCGGCGCGATCTGCCTTGGCCGAGCGTTGAGGGCCTCGGACGCATAGCCCTTGCCGCGGGCGCCAGCGGCCTGACGGTCCATCCCCGCCCCGACCAGCGCCATATAAGATTTTCAGACCTGCCTGTCATTCGTAACCTGATCGATGACGAATTCCCCACGGCGGAATTCAACATCGAGGGTTACCCCACGGACGAATTCCTCGATCTCTGCGCCGGTGCCGCACCCGAGCAGGTGACGCTGGTGCCCGACGATCCATCCCAGGCGACCTCCGATCACGGCTGGGATTTCCGCAAACATCAGGCTTTCCTCACCGATGTGGTCGCGAGGCTGAAGAAGATGGGGTGCCGTGTGTCGCTCTTTGCCGATGGCGATGGCGATGCTGAAGCGGTGAAGCTGGCGAAGGCGACGGGCGCCGACCGGATCGAACTTTACACCGGCCCCTATGGCGGCTGCTACGACGCGCCGGAACGAGCAGCTCCGATCCTCGAAGCGCTAGGTCGCACGGCGGACGCAGCGCTGGCGATCGGCCTTGCCGTCAACGCCGGCCACGATCTGACGGTCGCAAACCTGCCTGATCTGGTGAAGCGCATCCCAGCGCTTGCCGAAGTCTCGATCGGCCACGGGCTGACTGCCGATGCGCTGGAGTTTGGGATGGCCGAAACGGTGCGCCGCTTCTGCCGGGCTTGCGGGCAGACGGTTTAG
- a CDS encoding RrF2 family transcriptional regulator, with the protein MILKSQVEWALHCCAILAGLPEGRYLSTKALAELHGLPKEYLSKALQSLSQASLVNTTLGPSGGYRLARSPSEINFLDIVEAVEGKARSFTCTNIRENNPCRPAGYCDSKPCAVARVMWEADEAWRNTLRAVRLSDLVGTLSEEVPADIWQGTLQWVLQRAG; encoded by the coding sequence ATGATCCTGAAAAGCCAGGTTGAGTGGGCGCTGCACTGCTGCGCCATTCTCGCGGGCCTGCCCGAGGGCAGGTATCTTTCCACCAAGGCGCTCGCCGAGCTGCATGGTCTGCCGAAGGAATATCTCTCCAAGGCGCTGCAAAGCCTTTCGCAAGCTTCCCTTGTCAATACCACGCTCGGCCCGAGCGGCGGCTACAGGCTTGCGAGATCCCCGTCCGAGATCAATTTCCTCGACATCGTCGAGGCGGTCGAGGGAAAGGCGCGCAGCTTCACCTGCACAAATATTCGGGAGAACAATCCGTGCCGGCCGGCAGGCTATTGCGACAGCAAGCCTTGCGCGGTCGCGCGCGTCATGTGGGAAGCCGACGAGGCCTGGCGGAATACGCTGAGAGCCGTCCGGCTCTCCGATCTCGTCGGCACCTTATCCGAGGAGGTACCGGCCGATATCTGGCAAGGCACGCTTCAGTGGGTGCTCCAGCGTGCCGGCTGA
- a CDS encoding ATP-dependent DNA helicase: MQFAPQQDEALKAVSKWLKEGRSPLFRLFGYAGTGKTTLARHFAENVDGDVLFAAFTGKAAQVLRSRGASNAKTIHSLIYRPRGEEAVEDEETGKTSIAPMFSINRQSPVAKAALIIVDECSMVDEALGKDLMSFGTPILVLGDPGQLPPVSGGGYFTNQEPDYLLTDIHRQARDNPIIKLAMQVREGNEIMYGDYGTAKVISKNEVTQQLVLDADQVLVGTNRTRRRYNQRLRELKGFTADYPQTGDKLVCLRNDPAKGLLNGSLWQVMTSSKETTKPGINLLVRPEDDDMDRGAAKIKLLKQAFEDVEGEIPWNTRKRYDEFDYGYALTVHKAQGSQWNDVVLFDESWAFRDTRERWLYTAITRAAETLTIVRG, translated from the coding sequence ATGCAATTCGCGCCGCAACAAGACGAAGCCCTGAAGGCTGTTTCGAAATGGCTGAAGGAAGGGCGCTCTCCGCTCTTTCGCCTGTTCGGCTATGCTGGGACGGGCAAGACGACGCTTGCCCGTCATTTTGCCGAAAATGTCGATGGCGATGTGCTGTTTGCCGCCTTCACCGGCAAGGCGGCGCAGGTGCTGCGGTCGCGAGGCGCTTCCAATGCCAAGACCATCCATTCGCTGATCTACCGACCCCGCGGCGAAGAAGCGGTGGAAGATGAGGAGACTGGCAAGACCTCGATTGCGCCAATGTTTTCGATCAACCGGCAAAGTCCGGTCGCGAAAGCGGCGCTGATCATCGTCGACGAATGCTCGATGGTGGACGAGGCGCTCGGCAAGGACCTGATGAGCTTCGGCACGCCGATCCTTGTGCTCGGCGATCCCGGCCAGCTGCCGCCGGTCAGCGGCGGCGGCTACTTCACCAATCAGGAACCGGATTATCTCCTGACCGATATCCACCGGCAGGCGCGCGACAATCCGATCATCAAGCTCGCCATGCAGGTGCGCGAAGGCAACGAGATCATGTATGGCGATTACGGCACGGCCAAGGTGATTTCGAAAAACGAGGTGACGCAGCAGCTCGTGCTCGACGCCGATCAGGTGCTCGTCGGCACTAACCGGACGCGGCGGCGCTACAATCAGCGCCTGCGGGAATTGAAGGGTTTCACCGCCGATTATCCGCAGACTGGTGACAAGCTCGTCTGCCTTCGGAACGATCCGGCCAAGGGCCTGCTCAACGGCTCGCTCTGGCAGGTGATGACCTCATCGAAGGAAACGACGAAACCCGGCATCAATCTCCTCGTTCGTCCCGAGGACGACGACATGGATCGCGGGGCGGCCAAGATCAAGCTGCTGAAACAGGCTTTCGAAGATGTCGAAGGCGAGATCCCCTGGAACACCCGCAAGCGCTATGACGAGTTCGATTACGGTTATGCGCTGACCGTACACAAGGCACAGGGTTCGCAATGGAACGACGTTGTGCTCTTCGACGAGAGCTGGGCCTTTCGCGACACGCGAGAACGCTGGCTGTATACCGCAATCACCCGCGCGGCGGAGACACTCACGATCGTTCGCGGATGA
- a CDS encoding VOC family protein, translated as MPKMIFVNLPVKDLAAATRFYEAIGCSKNEQFSDHQASNMVWSDAIVFHLLTRDYFATFTSKPIAEARKASEMLIALTMDGRKDVDAIVEAAAGAGGIADPRPATDMAWLYNRAFEDPDGHIFEAVWVDMAAASASSQ; from the coding sequence ATGCCCAAGATGATCTTCGTCAACCTGCCGGTGAAAGACCTCGCCGCTGCCACCCGCTTCTACGAAGCGATCGGCTGCAGCAAGAACGAACAGTTCAGCGATCACCAGGCCTCGAATATGGTCTGGTCCGACGCCATCGTCTTCCACCTCTTGACGCGCGATTACTTCGCGACCTTCACCTCGAAACCCATCGCCGAGGCACGGAAGGCAAGCGAGATGCTGATCGCGCTGACAATGGACGGCCGCAAAGACGTGGACGCCATCGTCGAGGCCGCCGCCGGGGCCGGCGGCATAGCCGATCCGCGCCCGGCAACTGACATGGCCTGGCTCTACAACCGCGCCTTCGAGGATCCGGATGGCCATATATTCGAAGCCGTTTGGGTCGACATGGCGGCGGCCTCTGCCTCCAGCCAATAA
- a CDS encoding SDR family oxidoreductase, whose amino-acid sequence MSETILVTGAAGQLGQRVIHHLIETYKVAPGKIVAATRSPEKLAKLADKGVIIRKADFDDAAGLEKAFAGIDRLLLISTDALDTPGKRLAQHKAAVAAAVKAGVKHIAYTSMPAPDNSLVTFAPDHLGSENAIKASGIAYTIIRDAWYHDNYLHSMPHNLQGGRWYSATGNGKVSTISRDDCALAIAAALASGTSESATYTLTGAASLDNRQIAAIVSETAGKPLEVIDVNDEQLGQGMRGAGLPGFVADMLVSADANIRAGNFDIITEDFTKLTGKQPQPLKDFFVAHKAALTTVGTGEH is encoded by the coding sequence ATGAGCGAAACCATCCTGGTCACCGGCGCCGCCGGGCAGCTCGGCCAGCGTGTCATCCACCACCTCATAGAGACCTACAAGGTCGCCCCAGGCAAGATCGTCGCGGCGACGCGCAGCCCGGAAAAACTCGCCAAGCTGGCAGACAAGGGCGTCATCATCCGGAAGGCTGATTTCGATGATGCCGCCGGCCTGGAGAAGGCTTTCGCCGGGATCGACCGTCTGCTGCTGATCAGCACCGACGCGCTCGACACCCCCGGAAAGCGCCTCGCGCAGCACAAGGCCGCGGTCGCGGCCGCCGTGAAAGCAGGCGTCAAGCACATCGCCTATACCTCGATGCCGGCGCCGGACAATTCGCTCGTCACCTTCGCGCCCGACCACCTCGGCAGCGAAAACGCCATCAAGGCAAGCGGCATCGCCTATACGATCATCCGTGACGCCTGGTATCACGACAATTACCTGCATAGCATGCCGCACAACCTGCAGGGCGGCAGATGGTACAGCGCCACGGGCAATGGCAAGGTGTCGACCATCTCGCGTGATGACTGCGCCCTGGCGATCGCCGCGGCCCTTGCCTCGGGTACATCCGAAAGCGCGACCTATACGCTGACTGGCGCGGCATCGCTGGACAACCGCCAGATCGCGGCTATCGTCTCCGAAACCGCCGGAAAGCCGCTCGAGGTCATCGATGTCAATGACGAGCAGCTCGGCCAGGGCATGCGCGGCGCCGGCCTCCCCGGCTTCGTCGCCGATATGCTGGTCTCCGCCGACGCCAATATTCGCGCCGGCAATTTCGACATCATCACCGAAGATTTCACCAAGCTGACCGGCAAACAGCCCCAGCCACTGAAGGATTTCTTCGTGGCGCACAAGGCGGCGTTGACGACGGTTGGAACTGGTGAGCACTGA